One part of the Nocardioides zeae genome encodes these proteins:
- a CDS encoding DUF501 domain-containing protein has protein sequence MSVSDADRAAIAAQLGREPRGIAGIGHRCPCGNPDVVTTLPRLPNGTPFPTTYYLTCPRAASRIGTLEGGGTMKEMQARLGDDEELAAAYRAAHERYLAARAELEPQVGGVPEIAGISAGGMPDRVKCLHVLAGQSLAQGRGVNPLGDEVLDELGDWWASGPCVTPGADAPEQRDDA, from the coding sequence GTGAGCGTCTCCGACGCCGACCGCGCCGCCATCGCCGCCCAGCTGGGGCGGGAGCCGCGGGGCATCGCGGGCATCGGGCACCGCTGCCCCTGCGGCAACCCCGACGTGGTGACCACGTTGCCGCGGCTGCCCAACGGCACCCCGTTCCCGACGACGTACTACCTGACCTGCCCCCGCGCCGCCTCCCGCATCGGGACGCTCGAGGGCGGCGGCACGATGAAGGAGATGCAGGCGCGCCTCGGCGACGACGAGGAGCTGGCCGCGGCGTACCGCGCCGCCCACGAGCGCTACCTCGCCGCCCGCGCCGAGCTGGAGCCGCAGGTGGGCGGCGTCCCGGAGATCGCCGGCATCTCGGCCGGGGGGATGCCCGACCGCGTCAAGTGCCTCCACGTGCTCGCCGGCCAGTCGCTGGCCCAGGGCCGCGGCGTCAACCCGCTCGGCGACGAGGTGCTCGACGAGCTCGGCGACTGGTGGGCCTCCGGGCCCTGCGTGACGCCCGGCGCCGACGCCCCCGAGCAGCGGGACGACGCGTGA
- a CDS encoding FtsB family cell division protein, translating to MADERRRTTRGSGPRAGTGPGRARAGGRGSTPPGGRPSAPRAGGTGRPRPRFTGRAAILVLVLAVLTVSYASSLRAYLTQRAHLEDLRAQIEEKSANIEAYEREARRWDDDGYVAQQARERLDYVNPGETSYVVIGEDGEPLGGDDASLSDPVAVPADDETPPAWWDTAWDSVEAAGDPQAAAEEEAEQQPADEIAPPPEQTEEGTE from the coding sequence GTGGCCGACGAGCGTCGTCGCACCACCCGCGGTTCCGGTCCCCGGGCCGGGACGGGGCCGGGCCGCGCCCGCGCGGGCGGCCGGGGCAGCACCCCGCCCGGCGGACGTCCGTCCGCGCCCCGCGCCGGCGGGACCGGACGACCGCGTCCCCGGTTCACCGGCCGGGCCGCGATCCTCGTGCTCGTGCTGGCGGTGCTCACCGTCTCCTACGCGTCGTCGCTGCGTGCCTACCTGACGCAGCGCGCCCACCTGGAGGACCTGCGGGCGCAGATCGAGGAGAAGAGCGCCAACATCGAGGCCTACGAGCGCGAGGCGCGCCGCTGGGACGACGACGGGTACGTCGCCCAGCAGGCCCGCGAGCGGCTCGACTACGTCAACCCGGGCGAGACGTCCTACGTCGTGATCGGCGAGGACGGCGAGCCCCTGGGTGGTGACGACGCCAGCCTCTCCGACCCCGTCGCGGTGCCGGCCGACGACGAGACCCCGCCCGCGTGGTGGGACACGGCCTGGGACTCGGTGGAGGCCGCGGGCGACCCGCAGGCCGCCGCCGAGGAGGAGGCCGAGCAGCAGCCGGCGGACGAGATCGCCCCGCCGCCGGAGCAGACCGAGGAAGGAACCGAGTGA
- the eno gene encoding phosphopyruvate hydratase, whose product MASIVAVGAREILDSRGNPTVEVEVLLEDGVLGRAAVPSGASTGAFEAVELRDGGDRYLGKGVQGAVDGVAERIAPAIVGLDADDQRLVDQTMLELDGTPNKADLGANAILGVSLATAQAAAESAGLPLYKYVGGPNAHVLPVPMMNILNGGAHADTNVDIQEFMIAPIGAPSFSEAVRSGAEVYHSLKAVLKKRGLATGVGDEGGFAPDLASNRAALDLIAEAVGAAGYQLGTDIVLALDVAATEFCTDGVYTFEGASKSAEEMTAYYAELVAAYPIVSIEDPLDEDDWAGWKAITDSLGSKTQLVGDDLFVTNVERLQRGITGGQANALLVKVNQIGSLTETLDSVELAHRNGYRCMMSHRSGETEDVTIADLAVATNCGQIKTGAPARSERVAKYNQLLRIEAELGDAARYAGAGAFPRYRA is encoded by the coding sequence TGCTCGGTCGGGCAGCCGTCCCCAGCGGCGCCTCCACCGGCGCGTTCGAGGCGGTGGAGCTGCGCGACGGCGGCGACCGCTACCTCGGCAAGGGCGTCCAGGGCGCCGTCGACGGCGTGGCCGAGCGCATCGCCCCCGCCATCGTCGGCCTCGACGCCGACGACCAGCGCCTCGTCGACCAGACCATGCTCGAGCTGGACGGCACGCCCAACAAGGCCGACCTCGGCGCCAACGCGATCCTCGGCGTCTCGCTCGCCACCGCGCAGGCGGCGGCGGAGTCGGCGGGCCTCCCGCTCTACAAGTACGTCGGCGGCCCCAACGCCCACGTGCTCCCGGTGCCGATGATGAACATCCTCAACGGCGGTGCCCACGCGGACACCAACGTCGACATCCAGGAGTTCATGATCGCGCCGATCGGTGCGCCGAGCTTCTCCGAGGCCGTCCGCAGCGGCGCCGAGGTCTACCACTCGCTCAAGGCCGTGCTGAAGAAGCGGGGCCTCGCCACCGGCGTCGGCGACGAGGGCGGCTTCGCCCCGGACCTGGCGTCGAACCGCGCCGCGCTCGACCTCATCGCCGAGGCCGTCGGTGCGGCCGGCTACCAGCTGGGCACCGACATCGTGCTCGCGCTCGACGTCGCCGCCACCGAGTTCTGCACCGACGGGGTCTACACCTTCGAGGGCGCCTCGAAGTCGGCCGAGGAGATGACGGCCTACTACGCCGAGCTCGTCGCGGCCTACCCGATCGTCTCGATCGAGGACCCGCTCGACGAGGACGACTGGGCCGGCTGGAAGGCCATCACCGACAGCCTGGGCTCGAAGACGCAGCTCGTCGGCGACGACCTGTTCGTCACCAACGTGGAGCGCCTGCAGCGCGGCATCACCGGCGGCCAGGCCAATGCCCTGCTGGTGAAGGTCAACCAGATCGGCTCGCTGACGGAGACGCTCGACTCGGTCGAGCTGGCCCACCGCAACGGCTACCGCTGCATGATGAGCCACCGCTCGGGCGAGACCGAGGACGTCACCATCGCCGACCTCGCCGTCGCGACCAACTGCGGCCAGATCAAGACCGGGGCCCCGGCCCGCTCGGAGCGCGTGGCGAAGTACAACCAGCTGCTCCGCATCGAGGCGGAGCTCGGCGACGCCGCGCGCTACGCCGGCGCCGGCGCGTTCCCGCGCTACCGCGCCTGA